Proteins encoded together in one Chryseobacterium sp. G0201 window:
- a CDS encoding SH3 domain-containing protein has product MKSLFTVLFLLIIQFFSAQEEEVAYANGIFNFEENKTQKIFTDWTRVRQSPQVDAQILDSLQTNQQVLIVKQDETILKLGERRSNWYKVSYQKDDKISEGYIWGGNLCVGYRNKNGYDFLFGLTKTVNKKDKQYPDIIINQNIAAVKVIEGNTLIDEVSFDTGSGESLSYGMFTIESNHKLQNVELTLKAMVSGEACGIASYDQYILFKDKKLVALPQLMNVGDADVYYHSEAFIFPNDKGGIPNAFIFKMEEMEKDDKDREKKKRASKTYLWDGSSYKLR; this is encoded by the coding sequence ATGAAATCTTTATTTACAGTTTTATTTTTATTAATCATTCAATTTTTTTCAGCTCAAGAAGAAGAAGTTGCCTATGCTAACGGAATTTTTAATTTTGAAGAAAATAAAACTCAAAAAATATTCACAGATTGGACAAGAGTAAGACAATCACCACAGGTCGATGCTCAAATTCTGGATTCTTTACAAACCAATCAACAGGTTCTGATCGTTAAACAGGACGAAACCATTTTAAAATTGGGAGAGCGAAGATCAAACTGGTACAAAGTATCTTATCAAAAAGACGATAAAATCTCAGAAGGTTACATTTGGGGCGGAAATCTTTGTGTAGGCTACAGAAATAAAAACGGCTACGATTTTCTTTTTGGCTTAACGAAAACAGTCAACAAAAAAGACAAGCAATATCCTGATATCATTATTAATCAAAATATCGCTGCTGTAAAAGTGATTGAAGGAAATACATTAATTGATGAAGTTTCTTTTGATACAGGCTCAGGTGAAAGTCTGAGTTATGGAATGTTTACTATTGAAAGCAATCATAAGCTACAGAATGTTGAATTAACCTTAAAAGCGATGGTTTCCGGCGAAGCGTGTGGAATTGCTAGTTACGACCAATATATTCTTTTTAAGGATAAAAAACTGGTTGCTTTGCCTCAATTAATGAATGTTGGTGATGCTGATGTCTATTATCATTCCGAAGCATTTATTTTTCCGAACGATAAAGGCGGAATACCGAACGCTTTCATCTTTAAAATGGAAGAAATGGAAAAGGATGATAAAGACAGAGAAAAGAAAAAACGTGCTTCTAAAACGTATCTCTGGGATGGGAGTTCTTATAAGCTGAGGTAA
- a CDS encoding N-acetylmuramoyl-L-alanine amidase: MRKTLYIIGLSAFVFSCTPQQNVKKSSYKPKTPVSQPKTAVKTQTQEKPKPQITNDHGVEFFTTNIADVTKNDNTASYGSIVSAKPPGYKVVKTYFPAIAQNFRQRYLILHYTALPDDKSITVLTQQSVSAHYLVNNTGDNEIYQLVDENKRSYHAGVSSWRNDKNLNDNSIGIEIVNAGYTADATGKKLFVPFSDDQVKKVAALAKDIITRYQIPATNVLAHSDIAPTRKQDPGPFFPWKKLYDQYQIGMWYDEASKQSYYDLATSTDFTAKYNDPTFISSVQTQLQKFGYGVEVSAKWDDTTKKTIEAFQYHFRPQNYDGIMDAETWSILQALSLKYPVK, from the coding sequence ATGCGTAAAACATTATATATCATCGGATTAAGTGCTTTCGTTTTTTCGTGTACTCCACAACAAAATGTAAAAAAAAGCTCTTATAAACCGAAAACCCCAGTATCACAGCCAAAAACGGCAGTAAAAACACAAACTCAGGAAAAACCAAAACCGCAAATCACAAATGATCATGGCGTAGAATTTTTTACTACGAATATCGCGGATGTGACAAAAAATGATAACACGGCAAGTTACGGCTCTATCGTTTCTGCAAAACCTCCAGGATATAAAGTAGTGAAAACTTATTTCCCGGCAATTGCCCAAAACTTCAGACAGAGATATCTGATATTACATTATACGGCTTTACCGGATGATAAATCTATCACAGTTCTTACTCAGCAATCTGTAAGTGCTCATTATTTGGTGAACAATACAGGAGATAATGAGATCTATCAGTTGGTAGATGAAAATAAACGTTCTTATCACGCAGGAGTAAGCTCTTGGAGAAATGATAAAAATCTTAATGATAACTCGATTGGAATTGAAATCGTAAATGCTGGTTACACGGCAGATGCTACAGGCAAAAAATTATTTGTCCCTTTCAGTGATGATCAGGTTAAAAAAGTTGCTGCTTTGGCAAAAGATATTATTACAAGATATCAGATCCCTGCAACCAATGTTTTGGCGCATTCTGATATTGCACCAACGAGAAAGCAGGATCCGGGACCGTTTTTTCCATGGAAAAAGCTTTACGATCAGTATCAAATAGGAATGTGGTATGATGAGGCTTCAAAACAAAGTTATTATGACCTGGCAACATCTACGGATTTTACAGCAAAATACAATGATCCTACATTTATTTCAAGTGTTCAGACTCAATTGCAGAAATTTGGATATGGAGTAGAAGTAAGTGCAAAATGGGATGATACTACAAAAAAAACAATTGAGGCTTTCCAGTATCATTTCCGTCCGCAAAACTATGACGGAATCATGGATGCGGAAACATGGTCGATATTACAAGCTTTAAGTCTAAAATACCCTGTAAAATAA
- the aspA gene encoding aspartate ammonia-lyase codes for MENFRKESDLLGELNVPIDAYYGVQTQRAIDNFKISGQLLSSYPDFIKGLASVKKAAAKTNYELGLLNEDLYFKIAEVCDELLAGQLHDQFPVDMIQGGAGTSINMNANEVIANRVLEKLGKNKGEYEFCSPNDHINLSQSTNDAYPTAIKMGLLQMNVGLVERLKKIVDAFRAKGEEFQDVIKMGRTQLQDAVPMTLGQEFEAFAANLEEDISKLNSNADLFVEVNMGATAIGTGINAPIGYATLCAKNLSQITGFPIVSAPNLVEATPDTGSYVIYSSAMKRLAVKLSKICNDLRLLSSGPRAGLFEINLPPMQPGSSIMPGKVNPVIPEVVNQVCYKVIGNDLTVTFAAEAGQLQLNVMEPVLSHAIMENINFLCNALDTLREKCVVGITANKEVCLNMVKHSIGIVTALNPYIGYKQSTQIAKESLETGNSVYNLVLEKGILSQEKLDEILDPKNMLKPHNK; via the coding sequence ATGGAAAATTTCAGAAAAGAAAGTGATCTGTTGGGAGAACTGAATGTACCAATAGACGCTTATTATGGAGTTCAGACCCAAAGAGCGATTGATAATTTCAAGATATCGGGGCAATTGCTTTCTTCGTATCCTGACTTTATCAAAGGTTTGGCTTCTGTTAAAAAAGCTGCCGCAAAGACTAATTATGAATTAGGCTTGCTTAATGAAGATTTATATTTCAAAATAGCGGAAGTTTGCGACGAATTATTAGCCGGACAACTTCATGACCAATTTCCTGTAGATATGATTCAGGGCGGGGCAGGAACTTCAATCAATATGAATGCGAATGAAGTAATCGCTAATAGAGTATTGGAAAAATTAGGTAAAAATAAAGGTGAATACGAGTTTTGTTCACCAAACGATCATATCAATCTTTCACAATCAACCAATGATGCCTATCCCACAGCGATCAAAATGGGATTGTTGCAGATGAATGTAGGTCTGGTAGAAAGACTGAAAAAAATTGTTGATGCTTTCCGTGCAAAAGGGGAAGAGTTTCAGGATGTCATTAAAATGGGGAGAACCCAGCTTCAGGATGCTGTTCCGATGACGTTGGGACAGGAATTTGAAGCATTTGCAGCCAATTTGGAAGAAGATATTTCTAAATTGAATAGTAACGCAGATCTTTTTGTTGAAGTAAACATGGGAGCGACGGCGATTGGGACAGGAATTAATGCTCCGATTGGGTATGCAACACTTTGTGCTAAAAATTTGTCTCAGATTACAGGTTTTCCAATCGTTTCAGCGCCAAATTTGGTTGAAGCTACGCCGGACACAGGTTCTTACGTAATTTATTCTTCAGCAATGAAGCGTCTTGCTGTTAAGCTTTCAAAGATATGTAATGATCTAAGATTGCTTTCTTCAGGGCCAAGAGCCGGATTGTTTGAGATTAATTTACCTCCAATGCAGCCGGGATCATCCATCATGCCGGGAAAAGTAAATCCTGTAATTCCGGAAGTAGTTAATCAGGTTTGCTATAAAGTGATTGGAAATGATTTAACGGTGACTTTTGCAGCAGAAGCAGGTCAGTTACAATTAAACGTAATGGAGCCGGTTCTTTCTCATGCCATCATGGAAAACATTAATTTCCTTTGCAATGCTTTAGACACGCTTCGCGAAAAATGTGTTGTCGGAATTACAGCGAACAAAGAAGTTTGCTTAAATATGGTTAAACACAGCATCGGAATCGTTACAGCACTTAATCCTTACATTGGTTATAAGCAGTCTACACAGATTGCGAAAGAATCTTTGGAGACAGGAAATAGTGTATATAATTTAGTATTGGAAAAAGGAATACTTTCTCAAGAGAAGCTAGACGAAATCCTTGATCCTAAGAACATGCTGAAACCTCATAATAAATAA
- a CDS encoding class I SAM-dependent methyltransferase, whose translation MSKINKTVKALQNIAQDPSLLNLVLNDRNVKKKEFLKKYPHLETLPQINLLDLSEGSFDETIDLCFLDGGSIPTDLALLKTLAKGKKSYFEIGTWRGESVWNVAKVINDCTTFNLSEKDLLELGVDKKYADLHGIISKKNPEILHLEGNSKTFDFGGLNKKYDLIFIDGDHCYEMVKNDTEKVFKHLMHENTVVVWHDYAFNPEKIRYEVFQGILDGLPKDFHQNLYHVANSMCAVFIKGDFKTKAFESLQEPEFLFEVNLKIKK comes from the coding sequence GTGAGTAAGATCAACAAAACTGTCAAGGCATTACAAAATATAGCCCAGGATCCAAGCCTGCTTAATCTGGTGCTTAACGACAGAAATGTAAAGAAAAAAGAATTTCTTAAAAAATATCCTCATTTGGAAACCCTTCCTCAGATCAATCTTCTTGATCTGAGTGAAGGTTCTTTTGATGAAACTATCGATTTGTGCTTTCTGGACGGCGGTTCAATTCCTACAGATTTAGCCTTGTTAAAGACTTTAGCAAAAGGAAAGAAAAGTTATTTTGAAATCGGAACATGGAGAGGAGAAAGTGTTTGGAATGTTGCAAAAGTGATTAACGATTGCACAACTTTTAACCTTTCGGAAAAAGACCTTTTGGAACTCGGTGTAGATAAAAAATATGCCGACCTTCACGGAATTATTTCTAAAAAAAATCCTGAAATCCTTCACTTAGAAGGAAATTCAAAAACGTTTGATTTCGGAGGTTTAAACAAAAAATATGATCTAATTTTCATCGATGGTGATCATTGCTATGAAATGGTGAAAAACGATACTGAAAAAGTTTTTAAGCATCTTATGCATGAAAATACTGTTGTGGTATGGCATGATTACGCTTTTAATCCTGAAAAGATCAGATATGAAGTTTTTCAAGGGATTTTGGATGGTTTGCCTAAAGATTTTCATCAAAACTTATATCATGTAGCCAATTCGATGTGTGCGGTTTTTATTAAAGGTGATTTTAAAACCAAGGCTTTTGAAAGTTTACAGGAACCTGAGTTTTTATTTGAAGTAAATTTGAAAATAAAAAAATAG
- a CDS encoding glycosyltransferase, translating into MKFLIIIPAHNEEDNLSFTLNSLQQQSFKDYKVVVVNDGSTDQTPEIIKKYTDQDSRFETINLQKSVHQPGSKVVNAFKNGLKTQDLDEFDIICKFDADIILPENYLETIKNSFQNNPKNGLIGGLLYIDKNGEWVYEGNSNKHHVRGPMKAYRKECFIEIGGLRETLGWDNIDSILLENLGWKEVILPELQVKLIKVKGADYTVKESDYYGRYFYFLGLKRFLAYIASSKEAMKSKSIPFFFQIIKSYENCRSKKLELKITKNEQKVINNKRWKALKKKWLKM; encoded by the coding sequence GTGAAATTTTTAATTATCATCCCTGCGCATAACGAAGAAGATAATCTCTCATTCACTTTAAACTCTTTACAACAGCAAAGTTTTAAAGACTATAAAGTTGTGGTGGTAAATGACGGCTCAACAGATCAGACGCCTGAAATTATCAAAAAATATACGGATCAGGATTCTCGTTTTGAAACCATAAATCTTCAAAAATCTGTTCATCAGCCGGGTTCAAAAGTGGTTAACGCTTTTAAAAATGGATTAAAAACTCAAGATTTGGATGAGTTTGACATCATTTGTAAGTTTGACGCAGATATTATTTTACCTGAAAACTATCTTGAAACTATCAAAAATTCCTTTCAAAATAACCCTAAAAATGGTTTGATTGGAGGACTTTTATATATTGATAAAAATGGAGAATGGGTGTATGAAGGAAATTCAAATAAACATCATGTGAGAGGACCAATGAAAGCATATAGAAAGGAATGTTTCATTGAAATTGGTGGATTGAGAGAAACTTTAGGCTGGGATAATATTGATTCTATTTTGCTTGAAAATTTAGGCTGGAAAGAAGTTATTTTACCAGAATTACAGGTGAAATTAATCAAAGTAAAAGGCGCAGATTACACCGTAAAAGAATCTGATTATTATGGAAGATATTTTTATTTTCTGGGTCTAAAAAGATTTCTCGCTTACATCGCATCTTCAAAGGAAGCTATGAAAAGTAAATCGATCCCATTTTTCTTTCAAATTATTAAGTCTTACGAAAACTGCAGATCAAAAAAATTAGAACTAAAAATCACGAAAAACGAGCAAAAAGTTATCAACAATAAGCGTTGGAAAGCGTTGAAAAAGAAGTGGTTGAAGATGTAG
- a CDS encoding lipopolysaccharide biosynthesis protein has translation MSVVARQGFKYSIIGYLGFLLGTISAIFIFPYDFEFYGKLRYILPTAEMLVPFVVLGISYSNVKFFHTVEKDSKKQNMLSLSLLTVLINFVVFSIIFFVLPYFYPKFRLSEAWKTKEMILPLILILSFCAIFNKYTSNYKRIVVSNIFDNLFPKIANLGAFCLFFYFALSQKIAFAFFFGIFALMLLGYVYYTNKLEKIQLDFSTDYFKKNNFWKEFFNYSFFGFLGTFGNYLAINSFMIGEFLGMEEVGIYSVLYALISLISIPQLGLFNISAPIINKTLADGDMEELDRFHKKTSLSLYFLGAVLFSCIMVGFPFLTQFMPKNGTMLREYEPVVWIWGSAVLVDLATGFNGNIISLSKYYRFNILVMLLLAGLTIGLNYYFIKNTDLKLIGIALSTAISLTTYNVIKIIFNYVVFKVSPLTIEMIFVSIICTLAITVAIVLPTFDNNFINLIYKPAVVLVLIYIGNYFTKIFPIEDYLNAKFIKSVLKIK, from the coding sequence ATGAGCGTAGTAGCGAGGCAAGGCTTCAAATATTCCATTATCGGTTATCTTGGTTTTTTGTTGGGTACAATTTCTGCAATTTTCATTTTCCCTTATGATTTTGAATTTTACGGAAAATTGCGCTACATCCTTCCTACTGCAGAAATGCTGGTTCCTTTTGTTGTTTTAGGAATTTCTTACTCGAATGTGAAATTTTTTCATACTGTAGAAAAAGACAGCAAAAAACAGAATATGCTTTCACTTTCTTTGCTTACTGTTCTTATTAATTTCGTTGTCTTCAGTATAATATTTTTCGTTCTACCCTATTTTTATCCAAAATTCAGACTTTCGGAAGCCTGGAAGACGAAGGAAATGATTCTTCCTTTGATTTTAATTCTTTCGTTTTGTGCAATTTTCAATAAATACACTTCCAATTATAAAAGAATCGTTGTTTCTAATATTTTTGATAATCTTTTCCCTAAAATAGCCAATTTAGGTGCATTTTGTTTATTCTTTTATTTCGCTTTATCACAGAAAATTGCATTTGCTTTTTTCTTTGGGATCTTTGCTTTAATGCTTTTAGGATATGTTTATTACACCAATAAATTAGAAAAAATACAGCTTGATTTCAGCACAGATTATTTTAAGAAAAATAATTTCTGGAAAGAGTTTTTTAATTATAGTTTTTTTGGATTTCTAGGAACATTTGGTAATTATTTAGCTATTAACAGCTTTATGATTGGTGAATTTTTAGGAATGGAAGAAGTCGGAATTTACTCAGTTTTATATGCTCTAATATCTTTGATCTCAATTCCACAATTGGGGTTATTCAATATTTCAGCACCCATTATCAATAAAACATTGGCAGATGGAGATATGGAAGAACTGGATAGATTTCACAAAAAAACGTCTTTATCTTTATATTTTTTAGGTGCCGTTTTGTTTTCGTGCATCATGGTAGGGTTTCCTTTTCTAACGCAGTTTATGCCTAAAAACGGAACCATGTTAAGAGAATACGAGCCTGTAGTTTGGATCTGGGGATCAGCAGTTTTGGTTGATCTTGCGACAGGATTTAACGGGAATATTATTTCACTTTCTAAATATTACCGTTTCAATATTTTGGTGATGCTTTTACTGGCAGGATTAACGATCGGACTAAACTATTATTTCATCAAAAATACAGATCTTAAATTAATAGGAATCGCCTTATCTACAGCAATTTCACTGACGACTTACAATGTTATTAAAATCATTTTTAATTATGTTGTTTTTAAAGTTTCTCCGTTAACGATTGAAATGATATTCGTGTCAATTATCTGTACTTTAGCAATAACCGTTGCCATCGTGTTGCCTACTTTTGATAATAATTTTATCAATTTGATTTACAAACCGGCCGTTGTTTTAGTATTAATTTATATCGGAAATTATTTCACGAAAATCTTCCCGATTGAGGATTATTTGAATGCTAAATTTATTAAAAGCGTTTTGAAGATAAAGTAG
- a CDS encoding FkbM family methyltransferase — protein sequence MSLYQRIAEKLQYISPNFYKKRYFKTLNHLNKDNFSARNVEPELVWIKEYLHKSAVILDIGANVGTFLYQLENKLDHDHIYAFEPNKKLYRRLKRLFPRISVLPLALSDENTTAEFKVPIINGKMIASRGTLNTLYKEKGEEKSYTEKVKVMKLDDWAAIEYFNRLDFIKIDVEGNEMKTLLGAKKTIQQFLPTLMVEMEQRHHDKPIWNEISEVETWGYEARYLNRRNFELEKLTEKILTQNTNDEKNKTEYINNIIFIPKNL from the coding sequence ATGTCTTTATACCAAAGAATTGCAGAAAAACTACAATATATTAGTCCGAATTTCTATAAAAAAAGATATTTTAAGACCTTAAACCATCTTAATAAAGATAATTTTTCGGCACGTAATGTAGAACCAGAATTGGTCTGGATCAAAGAATATTTGCACAAATCAGCCGTAATTCTGGATATTGGAGCCAACGTTGGAACCTTCCTTTATCAGTTGGAAAACAAGTTGGATCATGATCATATCTACGCTTTTGAACCCAACAAAAAACTGTATCGACGATTAAAAAGATTATTCCCTAGAATAAGCGTTCTTCCTTTAGCACTTTCTGACGAAAATACAACCGCTGAATTCAAAGTTCCGATCATTAATGGTAAAATGATAGCGTCCCGAGGAACGCTGAATACTTTGTATAAAGAAAAAGGTGAAGAAAAAAGCTATACTGAAAAGGTAAAAGTGATGAAATTAGATGACTGGGCTGCGATAGAATATTTCAACAGACTGGATTTCATCAAGATAGACGTTGAAGGAAACGAAATGAAAACACTTTTGGGTGCTAAAAAGACCATTCAGCAGTTTTTACCGACTTTAATGGTTGAGATGGAACAAAGACATCACGACAAACCTATCTGGAATGAGATTTCTGAAGTTGAAACTTGGGGATATGAAGCCAGATATCTGAACAGACGTAATTTTGAGCTTGAAAAACTTACGGAAAAAATCTTAACACAAAACACTAACGACGAAAAAAATAAAACGGAATACATCAACAACATTATTTTTATACCTAAGAACCTTTAA
- a CDS encoding DUF2461 domain-containing protein → MSATISTKTFDFIKKLTKNNNREWFNENKNLYTESQQNVISFLEDLINEMGEFDEELAKLDPKKALFRIYRDTRFSKDKIPYKTNFGASLGMGKGSQKGGYYLHIEPGKSFLAGGIYMPESSVLKEVRKEISLYGDDFIKIINNKDFKKHFPELDQGDKLKKVPQGFEKEDPMGEYLKLKSFIVVYNLKDEEVLDKNAAKNMANIFKVMKPFNDFLNTPFA, encoded by the coding sequence ATGTCCGCTACCATTTCTACAAAAACATTCGATTTCATAAAAAAGTTAACCAAAAACAACAATCGCGAATGGTTTAATGAAAATAAAAATCTTTACACAGAATCTCAGCAAAATGTAATTTCTTTTCTTGAAGATTTGATCAATGAAATGGGAGAATTTGATGAAGAGCTGGCAAAATTAGATCCTAAAAAAGCATTATTCAGGATTTACAGAGATACAAGATTTTCGAAAGATAAAATCCCTTACAAAACCAATTTCGGAGCCTCTTTAGGAATGGGAAAAGGAAGTCAGAAAGGCGGATATTACCTTCACATCGAACCCGGAAAATCATTTTTGGCAGGCGGAATTTATATGCCCGAATCTTCTGTTTTGAAGGAGGTGAGAAAAGAAATTTCTTTATATGGAGATGATTTCATTAAAATTATCAACAATAAAGATTTCAAAAAACACTTCCCTGAACTTGATCAAGGTGATAAATTAAAAAAAGTTCCGCAAGGTTTTGAAAAAGAAGATCCGATGGGCGAATATTTAAAACTAAAAAGCTTCATTGTGGTTTATAATTTAAAAGACGAAGAAGTTTTAGATAAAAATGCAGCAAAAAATATGGCGAATATTTTTAAAGTCATGAAACCCTTTAATGATTTTTTGAATACACCGTTTGCTTAA
- a CDS encoding DEAD/DEAH box helicase codes for MNLFTESNLSPDILKAVGELGYESPTEIQKQTIPFILSDIRDLIALAQTGTGKTAAFSLPILDMIDDTSRKIQFLVLCPTRELCLQISKDIKNYSKYMKDIKTTAVYGGSSIMDQIRSLKDKPQIIVGTPGRVIDLINRKALDFSAIHWLVLDEADEMLSMGFKDELETILRETPETKQTFLFSATMNKEVERISKNYLTKPHRISVGSINEVKKNIKHEYYVVGYRNKKEALKRLIDANPNQYSILFCRTRMETQEVADFLMQNGYAADALHGDLSQAQRDTVMKKFRLKNIDILVATDVAARGLDVDSLTHVIHYSLPDDPEVFVHRSGRTGRAGKDGISISLIKPEESRKLKQIKSTTKIDIVEKIIPTGKEVIKAQVGGVFEKLFTEHEDIFDFDDSLIPDLNAFTKEELVHKLLQFQLKDLALYYKDKHDLVEQKFSSRDDDYPRRDRDRGRDRDRSRGDRDNRSGDRDRGGRERAGKPRRKNEDMVRFFFNLGKKDQLKKLDVLDIINKATTPAGGSKKRAEIGDIEILEKFSFFEIEKSFKGELLNNIASMKFKGKDMRAEEAN; via the coding sequence ATGAATTTATTTACGGAGTCCAATTTAAGTCCTGACATTCTTAAGGCAGTTGGCGAACTGGGTTATGAAAGCCCAACAGAAATCCAAAAACAGACTATCCCTTTTATTCTTTCAGATATTCGCGACTTGATCGCACTTGCGCAAACAGGGACAGGCAAAACAGCAGCGTTTTCGCTTCCGATTTTGGATATGATTGACGATACGAGTCGCAAAATCCAATTTTTGGTGCTTTGCCCGACACGAGAACTATGTCTTCAGATTTCTAAAGACATAAAAAATTATTCCAAATACATGAAAGACATCAAAACTACAGCAGTTTACGGTGGAAGCAGTATTATGGATCAAATTAGATCTCTAAAGGACAAGCCACAAATCATTGTAGGTACTCCAGGAAGAGTTATCGACCTTATCAACAGAAAAGCATTAGACTTTTCTGCTATTCATTGGTTAGTTTTAGACGAAGCTGATGAAATGCTTTCAATGGGTTTCAAAGACGAATTGGAAACAATTTTAAGAGAAACTCCTGAAACAAAACAAACTTTCTTATTCTCTGCAACGATGAATAAAGAAGTGGAGAGAATTTCTAAAAATTATCTTACAAAACCACACCGTATTTCTGTGGGTTCTATTAACGAGGTTAAAAAGAACATCAAACATGAATATTACGTTGTTGGGTACCGTAACAAAAAAGAAGCTCTTAAGAGATTAATTGATGCAAACCCTAACCAGTATTCAATTTTGTTCTGTAGAACAAGAATGGAAACTCAGGAAGTTGCAGATTTCTTAATGCAGAATGGTTACGCAGCTGATGCTCTTCACGGAGATCTTTCTCAGGCGCAGAGAGATACTGTAATGAAGAAATTCAGATTGAAAAATATCGATATTTTGGTTGCAACGGACGTTGCGGCGAGAGGATTGGATGTTGATTCATTAACTCACGTTATCCATTACTCTTTACCTGATGATCCTGAAGTATTCGTTCACAGAAGTGGAAGAACAGGTAGAGCAGGAAAAGACGGGATTTCAATCTCTTTAATCAAGCCTGAAGAAAGCAGAAAATTAAAGCAGATAAAATCTACAACGAAAATTGATATCGTTGAAAAAATTATTCCAACAGGAAAAGAGGTTATCAAAGCTCAGGTTGGAGGAGTTTTCGAAAAATTATTCACAGAACACGAAGATATATTCGACTTTGATGACAGCCTGATCCCGGATCTAAATGCTTTCACAAAAGAAGAATTGGTTCACAAGTTATTGCAGTTCCAATTGAAAGATCTTGCATTGTACTACAAAGATAAACATGATCTTGTTGAGCAGAAATTCAGCTCTAGAGATGATGACTATCCTAGAAGAGACAGAGATAGAGGTCGTGACAGAGACAGAAGCAGAGGAGATCGCGATAACAGAAGTGGAGACAGAGACAGAGGAGGAAGAGAACGTGCTGGAAAACCAAGAAGAAAAAATGAAGATATGGTAAGATTCTTCTTCAACTTGGGTAAGAAAGATCAATTGAAAAAATTAGATGTTTTAGATATTATCAACAAAGCAACTACACCTGCGGGAGGTAGCAAAAAAAGAGCTGAAATTGGTGACATCGAAATTTTAGAGAAATTCTCTTTCTTTGAAATTGAAAAATCATTTAAAGGAGAGCTTTTGAATAATATTGCATCAATGAAATTCAAAGGGAAAGACATGAGAGCTGAAGAGGCGAATTAA
- a CDS encoding DUF47 domain-containing protein, whose amino-acid sequence MGIGNIFHAFQPKDKIFFVLFEKVTENLVAMSEEFNTGIKDFDLNDDSMLKKMSDYEHKNDELTHEIFVELGKNFITPFDREDIHTLATGLDDIADYIYASTKYIFLYKSPELKAYSDFSLLIHKACLEIQNAMKNLKGFKNMEQVKEACIKVNSIENIADDLLSNSMVELFETNDAINIIKVSSVLNYLEIVTDKAEDVANTIENIMIKYA is encoded by the coding sequence ATGGGAATTGGTAATATTTTCCACGCTTTTCAACCAAAAGACAAAATCTTCTTTGTGCTTTTCGAAAAAGTAACAGAGAACCTAGTTGCAATGTCTGAAGAATTCAACACCGGTATCAAAGATTTCGATCTTAACGATGACTCTATGTTGAAGAAAATGAGCGACTATGAACACAAAAACGATGAGCTTACTCATGAAATTTTTGTAGAATTGGGTAAAAACTTTATCACTCCTTTCGACCGTGAAGATATTCACACGTTGGCTACTGGTTTAGATGATATCGCTGATTATATTTACGCTTCAACAAAATATATCTTCTTATACAAATCTCCTGAGCTTAAGGCTTATTCAGATTTCTCTCTATTGATTCACAAAGCTTGTCTGGAAATCCAGAACGCAATGAAAAACCTTAAAGGGTTTAAAAATATGGAGCAGGTAAAAGAAGCTTGTATCAAAGTAAATTCTATTGAAAATATTGCAGATGATCTTCTTTCTAATTCTATGGTAGAATTGTTTGAAACAAACGATGCTATCAATATTATCAAAGTTTCATCTGTACTTAATTATCTTGAAATAGTAACCGATAAGGCAGAAGATGTTGCCAATACTATTGAGAACATCATGATTAAATACGCCTAA